The Bifidobacterium sp. WK012_4_13 genome contains the following window.
CCTTCGAAGACGATCCTGAAGCAAGGTGTTCGGTTTCGGTCAGCGAGGGTTTGACGAAGTCGATCGTCTCCACGGACAGGTCCTCAGATTTGTCGGTGCTCCGATATGGGAAAACGCCTTCGAGCCGATTCTCCCAAGCTTCCTGAAGCACCGAAAGGTCGACGGTCTCATCGGCGACGGTTATGGAATAGTCCTCGGTGGTCTCTCCGAAGTCCTGGACGACGGCCATGCCCGTGGATTGCGGGATTTCGGCATCCGATGCGACTTCGATGATGAAGCTGCCATACGCGGGCAGGAACAGGGAGTCGGGCTGGATGCTGGGACTGAGACGCACGCCGATTCGGTTGCCGAGAGACATCTCGAAGAGCATCGCCGCCGTGCATCCGTAGCCAGGAGTGGAGACTGCAAGTGCCTTGCCGTCGTCGATCAGCTTCTCGACAATGTCGATGGAGTCGGTCAGCCCCTTGATCTCAGGGGTCATGCTGTCGGGAAGATAGCGAGGGGTCACTCGGATCAGTCTGCTTGCAGAGCTCTTGAATTCCGGAGACATCACATGCGAAAGCTTGCCGACGGCGACCGCAAAGCTGATGAGCGTCGGAGGGACGTCGAGGTCCTCGAAGCTTCCGCTCATGGAATCCTTGCCGCCGATGGCGCCGACTCCAAGGTCAATCTGCGCGCTCAAGGCGCCCAGAACGGCTGCGAATGGCTTGCCCCAGCGCTCTGGCACATCGCCGAGCTTCTCGAAGTATTCCTGCAGCGACAGATACATGTCGCTTTTGTGGAATCCTGCGGCAACGAGTTTTGCGACGCTTTCGATCACAGACAGATAGGCGCCTGTGTATTGGTTCTTCTCGGTGATGTATGGGTTGAAGCCCCATGCCATGCCGCTCACAGTCGTCGTCTCGCCGGTGACGGGGAACTTCGCGACCATGGCCATGCTGGTCGTGAGCTGTCTGCGTCCGCCAAAGGGCATCAGCACGGTCGAGGCACCTATGGTGCTGTCGAAGCGCTCCGAAAGACCCTTGTTGGAGCATACGTTCAGGTCGGTCACCAATGCATGCAAGCGTTCCTGCAGGTTTCGGCCATTCCAGGAGGTCTGGTATTCCTTGGGATGCTCGACATGAACGTCCGCCTGCTTCGCAGCGCCGTTCGAAGAGAGGAATTCACGGCTGATGTCAACTATGGTGTCGCCTCTCCATACCATGCGCAGACGCTTTTCATCCGTGACCTTCGCCACGACGGTCGCCTCGAGGTTCTCCTCTTGGGCGTATCCCATGAACTCGTCGACATCGCTGGAATCGAGCGCCACGGCCATGCGCTCCTGACTTTCGGATATCGCCAGTTCCGTGCCATTCAATCCGGCGTATTTCTTCCTGACGCTATCGAGATCGATCAGAAGGCCGTCGGCCAGTTCGCCCGTTGCCACGGATACGCCGCCAGCTCCGAAGTCGTTGCAGCGCTTGATGAGTCGGGCGGCATCGCCGCGTCGGAACAGCCGCTGCAGCTTGCGCTCGACGATAGGGTTGCCTTTCTGCACTTCGGCACCGCAATCCTCAAGGCTTTCGGCATTCTGTGACTTCGATGCGCCGGTAGCCCCACCGATGCCGTCTCGGCCGGTTCGACCGCCGAGAAGAATGATGCTGTCGCCCGGTTCCGGTGTCTCGCGCCGGACGTGGTCGGCCGGTGTCGCGCCGACCACTGCGCCGACTTCCATGCGCTTGGCGACGTAGCCGGGATGATAGATTTCGTGGACCTGGCCGGTGGCGAGTCCGATCTGGTTGCCATATGACGAGTATCCATCGGCCGCAGTGGTCACTATCTTGCGCTGTGGAAGCTTGCCTTGCAGGGTCTGGCTCACCGGTGTCCGTGGGTCTGCGGCACCCGTGACGCGCATTGCCTGATAGACATAGCTTCTGCCAGAGAGCGGGTCGCGGATTGCGCCGCCGATGCATGTCGCTGCGCCGCCGAAGGGCTCGATTTCCGTCGGGTGGTTGTGAGTCTCGTTCTTGAAGAGGAAAAGCCAGTCCTGCTGCTCGCCGTCCACGTCGACGGTGGTCTTGACCGTGCAGGCATTGATTTCCTCTGATTCGTCGAGATTCCTCAGCACTCCCTTGGCCTTGAGATATTTCGCGCCTATGGTCGCCATGTCCATGAGGCAGCGTGGCTTGCCGTCGCGTCCCAGCTCGTGGCGCATCGACAGATAGCGCCGGAAGGCGGCCTGGACGGTGGCGTCGTCGATGGTGATCGATTCAAGCTCGGTTCCAAAGGTCGTGTGACGGCAGTGGTCGGACCAATAGGTGTCGATGACCTTGATCTCGGTGATGCTCGGGTCGCGGCGCTCCTTTCGGAAATAATCCTGGCAGAACGCCAGATCTGCCATATCCATCGCCAGGTCGCGGGTTGCGATCAGGTCAAGCAGTCCTGCCTCGTCAAGCTCTCTGAAACCGGTAAGCGTCTCGACCTTGGAAGGCTGCGCCAGATGGAGGTCGAGCGAGTCACGTCTTTCGAGGGAGGCTTCGCGTGCCTCGACGGGATTGATGACATAGGATTTCACGCTCTCCATGTCCTGTGCCGTCAGGTCGCCGTCGAGCGCATAGATCGTCGCGGGACGGACCGTCGGACGCTCGCCCTGGCTGATCAGCTGGATGCATTCGCTTGCCGATTCGGCACGCTGATCGAACTGGCCGGGCAGATATTCGACTGCGAAGGTGGTGGAAATCGGCAGGACCGGCAGCTGATATGAAACGTCGTCCGTCTGTGGCTCGCTGAATACGGTCGGAACGCAGGTGTCGAACAATTCCTGGGAAATGCCTTCAACGTCGTAGCGGTTGATGACGCGCAGGCTGCGCAGACCGGAAATTCCCAATATGGATGTCAGCTCATGCGCAAGATGCTGAGCCTGGACATCGAACCCAGAACTTTTCTCGACATACACTCGAAAGACCAAGGTAGATTCCTCCCATTGCGATTCCGTTCGAAGTGACGGAAATTGTTCCAAAGCCGGTTGCCAGTGACTGAAGCATAGGTGATTGAAACAGTAGATGTGTTAAAGAAGTGGCTGCAAACAGGCGGGAACGGTGAAGCGCCCAAGGTCGGCCTCACCGCTCCGTAGATGTTCAGTGCATGGTGATGATCAGTTTTCCGTGACGTCCGAGCCTGACTGCGACTCGTCCAGTTCCGTGAGCCTGTCAAGTATCTCCTCATAGGCGGGGATGATGCTTCCGAGATCCCTGCGGAAGATGTCCTTGTCAAGATGCTCGATGGACACGCCATCGCTCTCTTCGTTTGCGGTTCCAGCGTTTCTGGTGTCCCAGAGGCGGCATGTGTCAGGAGTGATTTCGTCGGCGAGCAGGATCATGCCATCGCTGGTCGTTCCCATCTCCACCTTGAAATCGACGAGTCTGACGTCGACGTCCGCGAATATCGAGCGCAGTGCCTTGTTGATCTCCCGTGCCTTGGCCGATATGATCTCCAACTCTTCCCAGCTTGCAAGCTTGAGTGCGAGAATGTCGTCATTGTTGATGAATGGGTCGTTCAGGGGGTCGCTCTTGTAGAAGAACTCAAGAACGGGGGAGGCCAGTTCCGTGCCTTCCTTGATGCCATATCGCTTCGCGAACGAGCCAGCGGCCACATTGCGCATGACGATCTCGAGTGGGAACATCGTCATCTTGCGAACGAGCTGATCGTTCTCGGAAAGGCGCTTTACGAAGTGGCTTGCGATGCCCTTTCTGGCAAGGAGCTTGAACACCATGGAAGTGATCGTGTTATTCAGCTGGCCCTTGCCGGCAATCTGCTCTTTCTTGGCTCCGTTGCCGGCGGTGGCCTGATTCATATATTCAACCCACAGGATGTCTGGGTCGTCGGTTGCATACAGTTTCTTTGCCTTACCTTCGTAAAGCAACTCCCTTTTCTCCATTGCTAGCCTTTCTGATGCTGCGTGATCGGATATTCGGAGTGGATGAATGTTGAATGAACACAGCACAGACTATCAATGACGTGCTACAAGAATGTCACACGTTTGATGTGCAAATATCTGTGAACTTTCAAGTGAAAATTACAGTTTCGAACATGCTATTCAGACCTGGGCCTGGACGTGCTTGCACCAGGGAATGCTCGTTGTATCGATCGAGTGAATCGGGCAGGAAAATGTGTCGTGCCAGCAGTCGGTCAGTCGGTCAGACATGGGCATCGTCTCAATGCACGCGGATCGTCAATGCATCCACGATTGTCTGTGTCTTATTCCTGGCATCCTGTATCGATGACGCAGTCGAAAGCGCGACGCCCATCCTTCTGTGCCCATGAACGGAAGGCTTTCCAAAGAGTCTAAGCTCCGTGCCCTGCTCGGACAGTGCCCGTTCGACTCCGGTGAATGTCGCCTCGCCATCGCCTTCCACGACGATCGCACGACTTGCGGCCGTCGAGGATTGCGGAATCGAGAGTCGGGTGTCCGATTGCGTCACGGGAATGCCAAGGACGGCACGGGCGTGAAGTGCGAATTCGCTCAGTCTTTGGGAGATCATCGTCACCATGCCGGTGTCATGAGGCCGGGGGGACACTTCGTTGAAAAGCAGCGATCCGTCCGTAAGCACGAAGAGTTCGACACCGAAGACTCCCCAGCCCCGTTCGCCATTGCCGTGGGCGACGTCCACCAAGCCATCCACTATCTGGACGGCCAGCGCGCGTGCCTTCTCAAGCACGGATGAGTCGAGGTCGACTGGCTGCCAGGATTCGCGGTAGTCGCCGTCCTCCTGCCTCTGTCCAATGGCTTCGCAGGTGACGGTTCCGGACGATGAACTCACGGTGAGCACCGTCAGTTCGGATTGCAGCGGTGCGAAGGCTTCCACGATCACGCGAGAGATTTCGCCATCGTCAGCAGATCTGCGCCCACGCTGTGCCTCGTCCCAGGAAGCTTCCAGATCGTCGGCGGAACGTGCCACGGATTGTCCGTGGCCGGAAGAACTCATGATCGGTTTGATGACGCAGGGGAATCCCACGGCTTGCGCACCCGCAAGCAACTCGTCGAGGCTGCCTGCAAATCGATATGGAGTGGTCGGCAGTCCCAGTGATTCGTGTGCCAGAACGCGCAGACGCTCGCGATCCATGCAGATCGCTGCAATCTGCGAGCTTGGCGTGACCTGAATGCCTCGATCGGCCGCCTTCTGCAATTCCTGGGTGGCGATGGCCTCCACCTCCGGAATGATGATGTCAGGTTGAATCTCGTCGATGAGCGCATCGAGCCTATCTGGATTGGCCATGTCAAGCACGCGCGATTCGTGCGCCACCTGGGCCGCAGGTGCGCCTTCATAACTGTCCGCGGCGCACACCCACGCTCCCAAACGCATGAGTTCGATCACTATCTCCCTGCCAAGCTCACCCGAACCGAGCATAAGGATTTTCGTGCGTTGCGTGCCTAATGGAGAACCGAGTGCATGATTGTTCACGATCTGAGCTGCTTTCAAAAGGGGAAGATGGTGAGTGTCGTCGCCTACGCTGCCATTATGCCTTCGAGGGTCTATTTTCTGCGAGATGCTGCATGCAATCCGAAGCCTCGAACTCGATTCGCAATCTCCTCATCGCATCCATCAACTAGCATGGGGCCATGATCAAAGCACAAGAAGCATTGAACATGGCGAGGAATCTGGGGACGCAGGCCGCAGACTATGCGACGAACTTCGTTGAGGAGCATGGTGTCGCATTGAAGCGAACGCAATCAGCTGCACGCTTCCAAGGCGCTCGCGTCGTGATAACCGGCGCAGGTTCAGGACTGGGCAAAGCCGTTGCCCGGCTTATCGTTGCCGAGGGCGGACGCGTGGCGCTCTGGGGACAGCATAAGACCAATATCCAGGAAGTCGCTGACGAGCTCAATGAGCAATATGGCACCGCGAGTCATCCGGTGGCATTCCCTTTCAGGGTTGACGTGTCTCAGGCTCCTGCGGTGAACCGTACGGCACAGAAGACGATCGACGCACTGGGCGGGGTCAATGTCGTGATCAACAACGCAGGAATAATCAGCGGCAGACTCTTCAGGGAACTCGACGATAGAAGCATCCGTCAGACCTTCGCCGTGAACAGCATGGCCCTGTTCTGGGTCACGAAGGCGTTCCTGAACGAGCTTGAGAAGCATCGCCGAGCCCATATCGTCAATGTGGCCTCAATCGCAGGATACGTCTCCGTTGCAAGGCAGACTGATTATTCGGCAAGCAAGTGCGCTGCGGTAGGATTCACGAATGCGCTCAGGGCGGAATTGAAAAGCGAGCACAGTTCAGTCAAGACTCTGCTGGTGTGCCCCTATTATATTGACACCGGCATGTTCTCGGGTGTGGATGCGGGTCTGCTCCGACGGGCGATGCGCATGCTCAGCACTGAAAAAGTGGCTGATGCGATCGTAGATGCCGTGGCGAACGGGAAGGAACGCCTGTTCGTCCCCAAGGTAGGCGAGCTCGGCACCCTGCTGGCAGCCTTGCCGGTTTCGCTTGCGGACCGTCTGCTCGATGTGATGCATGCGAATGATGCGATGGCGCATTTTGTCGGCAAGGGCGAGACGAAACCGGCTGAATAGTCAGCAGTTCAGCTGATCTGGACTTTGGGGGAAGGATGATTGTCGATGAGTGAGACGGCATTGAACGTGGAAGGAACGCCAGGCGCAGGGCAGGCACCGGAGAATCCGATAGATGGTGAATTCCAGCTCGACAGGATGATCGCAACGCGGGCGCAGCGCATTCCGGGCAATCCGTTCGCCATGGGTGATGCGCGAGTCGCGCGAGCCGTCGCGAACGGCGAAGATGTGATCGACCTGAGCAAGGGCAACCCAGACGGTCAGCCCCCTGACTTCATGGTGGACGAGGCAGTCCGTGCCAGCCATGACCCCGCAGATTTTCGCTACACTGCATTCAATGGAAAGCCTGCATTCCTGCAGGCGGCGGCATCTTGGTACAGGCGCGAACATGGGGTCGAGCTTGATCCGAAGACCCAGCTGCTTGCCGTAAGCGGTGCGTCGGTCGGCATCGGATTGGTGGCGCTTACCCTGATAGACCCCGGCGATCTCGTTGTGGTGCCCGGGCCATATTATCCACAGTATGAAGGCTCTACAGCCGTCGCACAGGGCCGTTTGCATGCGTTGCCAACCGACGAGGAGCACGGCTTCCTTCCCGATCTGGATGCGGTCGATGAGTCGGTGTGGCGCGAAGCCAAACTGCTGATACTGAACTATCCGAACAATCCGACCGGTGCAGTAGCCAATCCTGAATTCTTTGCCAAGGCAGTCGCGCTCGCCAAGCGCTATCACTTCATCATCATGCATGATTTCGCCTATGCCGGCATCGGATTTGATGATGCCGCGCCCATCAGTCTGCTTGAGACCCCTGGTGCGATGGACGTATCAGTGGAGCTATGCTCGCTTTCGAAGATGTATATGGTGGCAGGCTGGCGTGGCGGCTTCATTGCCGGGAACTCGGTGCTGGTGGATGCGATCAAGGCCCTGAACCAGCAGACCACGCTGCTCGTCACGTCGACGGTGCTGGATGCCGGAACCGTGGCTCTCAACAGCGATCAAGCCTCCGTCGGTGTGCTCGCAGCGAGGTACAGGAAGCGTTTTGAGACGCTTAAGGCAGGAATGGCACAGGCAGGGCTTCATCTGTGCGACGCCCACGGTGGCCTTTTCGCATGGATGCGCGTTCCGACAGGCACCAATGACCGTGACTTCACTACATGGCTGCTGCATAGTGCGGGTGTGGCGGTTCTTGCCGGGTCGGATTTCGGACCCACGGGTGAGGGCTTCGTGCGTCTGAGCCTACTGAAGCCCGAGTCCGAGCTTGACGAGGCGGCACGCCGCATCGGCGAGGCCATGAAGACACGGTAGCCAAGCACTTCGGATGAGCTGCCTGCTTGTTCGGCAGTGCTTATTTGGAGGCGCTCATTCTTCGGCGCTCATTCTTCAGCTCTTATTCTTGAGTGCTTATTCTTGAATGATGAGAGAGTGCCGCAGCATGCTCGTAAAACGCAGCCAGGACGGTCATATGATGCTTTCGGTGAGCGTTGGGGCGTCGCCATGCAGCGGCTTGACCTGCCAGAACTGAAGGTCTTTCCCAAGCGACTCGCTTCGCGCCTGTGCGATGGGAAGAATGTCCTGTGCGGCGGTTTTGGGATCGAGCCAGTCGTCCAGCAGGTCATCTGCAATCAGGACGGGCATTCTGCCATGTATTGATTCGACGTTGTCAGTCGCCTCTCTGGTGAGGATGGTGCTTGTCAGCGTCCAATGGTGCCGTGGTTGCGGCCGCCACCATCCATATAGCCCGGCGATTGACAGCGGAGCCACGTCCTGATTCGAGAAATAGAAAGGATCCCTGTGGTTGCGCCATTCGTAGTATCCAGAAGCCGGGATGACGCATCGCTGCAATTGCGCCGCATGCTGATATGTCGCTTTTTCAAGCACGGTTTCCAAGCGTGCATTGAATGTCGGATATTGCAAGGAAACCGTATTTGACCACGGTGGCACAAAGCTCCAATGTGACGGGGCAAGATGGCGGATGCTGTCCTTTCCGTCGAGAATCGTCGCAACCTCCTGGGTGGGCCTGATGTTCCATGACTTTCCAGGTAGCTTGCCTGTGGGAGTCGCCTGATAGAAATCAGCCAACTCGTCAATCACATAGTCCATCGCGAAGCATCCGCACATAGGTCAATCTTAAAGCCAGAATGGCATATGTCCCAGTCTCGCTGGTGGAATCTCGTCGTTTTCCGTTCATGCACGGTGCGGGCACAGGACAGGCATCGCCGAGGCAGTCATCGGCTTGAGTATGGAAAAATCCCCACAATCGTTGAGATTGCAAGGATTTCCTGTGGGGTGGATAACGCGGCTCGAACGCGCGACCTTCTGAACCACAATGTGCCCCGTGTCCAGACTACTGAATTGTGCCCCGTTTGTTGGACTGGAATATTCAGTTCAACGGATGGAGGTGCGGTTCAGTAGTCTGGGTGCGGGGCTTTCTCTCGTTTCAATGTTCAGTACTCGGTCATGTTCAGTACTCGGTCATCTGCTGCTGATTGAAGCGAGAACGACGTGCTAGGATATCATGCAGAATCCATTTTTGAATTCCCGGACGATGGCCAAGTACCCGGACAGCGACAAGACTTGCCAAGGGAGGACCATGTTCGTTTGGCTGATTCTAGTTATTTCCGGCGTATCCGAATCTGTGTGGGCTACAGCCTTGGGCAAATCCGAAGGGCTTACTAAGCTGTGGCCAGACGTGGTGTTCGTTGTTGGCATGGTGATAAGCATGGCAGGCCTTGCTTATTCAATGCGCGAGATACCAACCAGCACTGCTTATGCGGTATGGGTAGGCATAGGGGCCGCATTGACGGTCACCTATGCGATGATCACGAAAACGGAACCAGTTTCGCTGGCACGTATTTTGCTTATCATCGGTCTGGTCGCCTGTGTGGTAGGACTGAAAATC
Protein-coding sequences here:
- a CDS encoding SDR family NAD(P)-dependent oxidoreductase; translated protein: MIKAQEALNMARNLGTQAADYATNFVEEHGVALKRTQSAARFQGARVVITGAGSGLGKAVARLIVAEGGRVALWGQHKTNIQEVADELNEQYGTASHPVAFPFRVDVSQAPAVNRTAQKTIDALGGVNVVINNAGIISGRLFRELDDRSIRQTFAVNSMALFWVTKAFLNELEKHRRAHIVNVASIAGYVSVARQTDYSASKCAAVGFTNALRAELKSEHSSVKTLLVCPYYIDTGMFSGVDAGLLRRAMRMLSTEKVADAIVDAVANGKERLFVPKVGELGTLLAALPVSLADRLLDVMHANDAMAHFVGKGETKPAE
- the purC gene encoding phosphoribosylaminoimidazolesuccinocarboxamide synthase; translated protein: MEKRELLYEGKAKKLYATDDPDILWVEYMNQATAGNGAKKEQIAGKGQLNNTITSMVFKLLARKGIASHFVKRLSENDQLVRKMTMFPLEIVMRNVAAGSFAKRYGIKEGTELASPVLEFFYKSDPLNDPFINNDDILALKLASWEELEIISAKAREINKALRSIFADVDVRLVDFKVEMGTTSDGMILLADEITPDTCRLWDTRNAGTANEESDGVSIEHLDKDIFRRDLGSIIPAYEEILDRLTELDESQSGSDVTEN
- a CDS encoding multidrug efflux SMR transporter, which translates into the protein MFVWLILVISGVSESVWATALGKSEGLTKLWPDVVFVVGMVISMAGLAYSMREIPTSTAYAVWVGIGAALTVTYAMITKTEPVSLARILLIIGLVACVVGLKIVH
- the purT gene encoding formate-dependent phosphoribosylglycinamide formyltransferase: MLGSGELGREIVIELMRLGAWVCAADSYEGAPAAQVAHESRVLDMANPDRLDALIDEIQPDIIIPEVEAIATQELQKAADRGIQVTPSSQIAAICMDRERLRVLAHESLGLPTTPYRFAGSLDELLAGAQAVGFPCVIKPIMSSSGHGQSVARSADDLEASWDEAQRGRRSADDGEISRVIVEAFAPLQSELTVLTVSSSSGTVTCEAIGQRQEDGDYRESWQPVDLDSSVLEKARALAVQIVDGLVDVAHGNGERGWGVFGVELFVLTDGSLLFNEVSPRPHDTGMVTMISQRLSEFALHARAVLGIPVTQSDTRLSIPQSSTAASRAIVVEGDGEATFTGVERALSEQGTELRLFGKPSVHGHRRMGVALSTASSIQDARNKTQTIVDALTIRVH
- a CDS encoding pyridoxal phosphate-dependent aminotransferase — its product is MSETALNVEGTPGAGQAPENPIDGEFQLDRMIATRAQRIPGNPFAMGDARVARAVANGEDVIDLSKGNPDGQPPDFMVDEAVRASHDPADFRYTAFNGKPAFLQAAASWYRREHGVELDPKTQLLAVSGASVGIGLVALTLIDPGDLVVVPGPYYPQYEGSTAVAQGRLHALPTDEEHGFLPDLDAVDESVWREAKLLILNYPNNPTGAVANPEFFAKAVALAKRYHFIIMHDFAYAGIGFDDAAPISLLETPGAMDVSVELCSLSKMYMVAGWRGGFIAGNSVLVDAIKALNQQTTLLVTSTVLDAGTVALNSDQASVGVLAARYRKRFETLKAGMAQAGLHLCDAHGGLFAWMRVPTGTNDRDFTTWLLHSAGVAVLAGSDFGPTGEGFVRLSLLKPESELDEAARRIGEAMKTR
- a CDS encoding SOS response-associated peptidase, with the translated sequence MIDELADFYQATPTGKLPGKSWNIRPTQEVATILDGKDSIRHLAPSHWSFVPPWSNTVSLQYPTFNARLETVLEKATYQHAAQLQRCVIPASGYYEWRNHRDPFYFSNQDVAPLSIAGLYGWWRPQPRHHWTLTSTILTREATDNVESIHGRMPVLIADDLLDDWLDPKTAAQDILPIAQARSESLGKDLQFWQVKPLHGDAPTLTESII